From the Carnobacterium inhibens subsp. inhibens DSM 13024 genome, the window ATTTCTATTTTATTTGCAAAATACATAACGAATGCCCATAAAATACCAAAAGGTATTAAACCTTTTGCGCCAAAAATAACCACACTTGGAACTCCTACAACTAATGATAAAAGTACAAATAGTAACATTTTTTTAGTATCTTTATCCATTTGTTCATTTGCAATAATATTTCTCATAACTTTCACGTCTCCTTTAACTAATTCATCTAAAGAAATATCAAAAAGAAGACTCAGAGCAATTAAATTATGGATGTCAGGATACGTTTTATCATTTTCCCATTTTGAAATAGTTTGACGAGTAACATAGATTTTTTCTGCTAATACCTCTTGAGAATATCCATTTAACTCTCGATATTTTTTTAATTGCTTACTGAAATTCATTTTGATTCCTCCTAGTAACTTTAAAGTACATTAAAATAAAGAAAATTTCTGTCTATTGTAAATTCCAATGGCCATTTATTTAGTGTATATGTTTGTTTACATTACCGCAAAGTGTAGATTTCAACTTCTTATAATTTGTACTTTATGTAAATTTTACATATCTCAAAAAAAAAGAATCCTAAAATAAAGGATTCTGTGAAAATACTTTTTATAG encodes:
- a CDS encoding helix-turn-helix domain-containing protein is translated as MNFSKQLKKYRELNGYSQEVLAEKIYVTRQTISKWENDKTYPDIHNLIALSLLFDISLDELVKGDVKVMRNIIANEQMDKDTKKMLLFVLLSLVVGVPSVVIFGAKGLIPFGILWAFVMYFANKIEIAKKKHNIKTFKEIIAFSEGNSNLEELQKKRNNKNYLKEKVFIVFTFTLVVGVLALIISFVTELFLKL